A part of Aegilops tauschii subsp. strangulata cultivar AL8/78 chromosome 2, Aet v6.0, whole genome shotgun sequence genomic DNA contains:
- the LOC109751707 gene encoding disease resistance protein RGA5-like — MELPPVSASLGAMGSLPGKLELDPLLDAELKVELGKLTNGLLLLSEARDPSVEARIWMKDVRELSYDMENCVDLADPDLAYPDTWVGRMSGFKARVKEANERYDRCMLGSIPVCSNPATDFQFLMVDGRRRTPDLPVVGLYDGPFNALYQWLTDDDKELKVASVVGVGGIGKTTLAKQLWREHKPRDYFGCCAFVRTAKKPDMRRLLRSILAQVRPHQPPATNEVHELIHDIKQHLQGKRYFLIIDDLWATSVWDVARRAFPEGNLSRIIITTEIKDVALACCRYQSKSIYKMEPLSVNHSEELFIRGVFASGEEKSRQLDKVWEKIIRRCAGLPLAIISISGILASQGEANTVQEREQIQNILPTDTTHVEVLKQVLNFCYNCLPSHLQTCLLYLSLYPENYIILKEDIVKQWVAEGFILAPREEDKLKVGGNYFDKLVNMGLIQCIDVGYSNDVYYYAVHPMAHNLITSKSREENFMTVIDYSERTMGFANKVSRLSLQFGSATYATRPESIGLSQVRSLAFIGLKSCYSSILEFKVLRVLILHMWADEPSTGVDLKPTSELALLRSLQVTCNDTVHLPDLMQGPKHLETLEIDARVAAIPANIVHLRSWLHLRLGVGTEVPDLTGTLKIVTTLNPPISLDDPSCSCKSGKTTEFLSPICSCKSVKTLELLSPICRVPKWIGQLTNLCILKFVVRELQRDDISNLQQLSFLGVLSLHVQQPTTGLIGFAPGAFSALEYFEFRCGVLRLLFQEGTMPNLERLKLGFNAYPRDGFFLVGVEDLLSVKEISGVIGLTAGAVESHFMAAESEFRKAMGRHPNLSVEREELYADAEKQHEIHPSTSSEQTESPSKESQDVRGWAEKQHPIPGKHTPASGEELHYQTEIKQHSSSDSQLIKRSPAPLRISGKDGLDQLLVSNKETGLEKLTLVRCPPLELKHLLMLTSLKTLVVEHSDGLVGPLGGQGDVEWQLPVEHIKINYLSGNSGEELTELLPHLPKLSKLVIYDCKKIKRLVVGLDVQQKTSEASEMAGGEITAAAAEEEDDGVLLFPAHLCDSLRELEFSFCPELVLVGPPTLVPGGEWLQALRSLQSLTIRWSPKFLSTFSFSSHIFPSSLHFLELMSVKGMGTLEPLSNLSSLTKLVLLRCGEDLKCHGLWSLLTTGGQLNELVVRGSPRFFADWDPNPRRALEDAEGGEEQQTQLVSSTLRGLWTDDIAGLLAAPVCRFLSSSLTKLRLWGDWCEGMQRFSKEQEDALQLLSSLRELEFWDFKGLQQFPAGLHNLSNLKNLVAYDCPVISSLPNDGLPKSLQKLAVYHCSEKLKQQGRGLEGTIPTVQIV; from the exons ATGGAGCTGCCTCCGGTTAGCGCTTCCCTGGGTGCCATGGGCTCCCTCCCAGGGAAGCTGGAACTGGATCCACTCCTTGATGCGGAACTCAAGGTTGAGCTGGGGAAACTCACAAACGGGCTGCTGCTGCTCTCGGAGGCACGAGACCCTTCCGTAGAAGCCAGGATCTGGATGAAGGATGTGCGCGAGCTATCCTATGACATGGAAAACTGCGTCGACCTCGCCGACCCGGATCTCGCCTACCCGGATACCTGGGTCGGCAGGATGTCTGGATTCAAGGCCCGCGTGAAGGAGGCCAACGAGCGGTACGATAGATGTATGCTTGGAAGCATCCCCGTCTGTTCAAATCCTGCAACTGATTTCCAGTTCCTGATGGTGGACGGCCGGAGGAGGACGCCAGACCTGCCAGTCGTCGGTCTTTATGATGGCCCGTTCAATGCCCTCTACCAGTGGCTGACCGATGATGACAAGGAGCTCAAGGTGGCATCCGTTGTCGGTGTTGGGGGAATCGGCAAGACCACGCTTGCCAAACAGCTATGGCGTGAGCACAAACCCAGGGACTACTTTGGCTGCTGCGCATTTGTGCGGACGGCCAAGAAGCCTGACATGAGGAGGCTGCTCAGGAGCATACTCGCACAAGTTCGTCCGCACCAACCACCCGCCACTAATGAGGTGCACGAGCTGATTCACGACATCAAGCAGCATCTACAAGGGAAAAG GTACTTTCTTATAATCGATGATTTATGGGCTACCTCTGTATGGGATGTTGCTAGACGGGCTTTCCCGGAGGGTAATCTAAGTAGGATAATAATAACGACTGAAATTAAGGATGTTGCACTGGCGTGCTGTCGTTACCAGTCAAAATCCATCTATAAGATGGAACCTCTTAGCGTCAATCACTCAGAAGAATTGTTCATCAGAGGAGTGTTTGCCTCTGGAGAAGAAAAATCTCGCCAATTGGATAAAGTGTGGGAGAAGATAATAAGAAGATGTGCTGGTTTACCACTGGCAATTATCAGCATATCCGGTATTCTAGCAAGCCAAGGGGAAGCAAATACAGTACAAGAAAGGGAGCAAATACAGAACATTTTACCAACAGATACAACTCATGTGGAGGTACTCAAACAAGTACTCAATTTTTGCTACAATTGTCTTCCCAGTCATTTGCAGACATGTCTGTTGTATCTCAGTTTATACCCAGAGAATTATATAATCTTGAAAGAAGATATAGTAAAGCAATGGGTAGCTGAAGGTTTCATCCTTGCACCAAGAGAGGAGGACAAATTGAAGGTTGGCGGGAACTATTTCGATAAGCTTGTAAATATGGGCCTGATCCAATGTATAGATGTGGGCTATAGTAATGACGTATATTACTATGCAGTGCACCCCATGGCACACAATCTTATTACATCGAAGTCCAGAGAAGAGAATTTTATGACGGTAATAGATTATTCCGAAAGGACAATGGGGTTTGCTAACAAGGTTAGTCGTCTGTCCCTCCAGTTTGGCAGTGCAACATATGCAACTAGACCAGAGAGCATCGGACTGTCGCAAGTTCGATCACTTGCCTTTATTGGACTAAAGAGCTGTTACTCTTCCATTTTGGAGTTTAAGGTTCTACGAGTCCTGATCCTTCATATGTGGGCTGATGAACCAAGCACCGGTGTGGACCTCAAGCCTACCTCTGAATTGGCTCTACTGCGATCATTGCAGGTCACATGCAACGACACCGTACATCTTCCAGATCTGATGCAAGGTCCGAAACACTTGGAAACACTAGAGATAGATGCAAGGGTGGCAGCTATTCCAGCGAATATTGTTCATCTTCGAAGCTGGTTGCATCTGCGTCTCGGAGTTGGCACAGAAGTGCCCGATTTGACGGGTACCCTGAAAATTGTCACCACCCTGAATCCTCCTATTTCATTGGACGATCCAAGCTGTTCTTGCAAATCAGGGAAGACAACGGAGTTTCTGTCACCCATCTGTTCTTGCAAATCAGTGAAGACACTGGAGTTGCTGTCACCCATCTGCAGAGTCCCCAAGTGGATTGGACAGCTTACCAACCTATGCATTTTGAAATTTGTAGTGCGAGAACTCCAAAGAGATGATATCAGTAACCTGCAACAATTGTCATTTCTCGGTGTTCTCTCGTTGCATGTCCAGCAACCAACTACAGGACTCATCGGCTTCGCACCGGGAGCGTTTTCTGCTCTAGAGTATTTTGAGTTCAGGTGTGGTGTACTGCGCCTGCTGTTTCAGGAAGGAACAATGCCCAATCTTGAGAGGCTTAAACTAGGTTTCAATGCCTACCCAAGAGATGGATTTTTTCTTGTCGGCGTTGAAGATCTGTTAAGCGTCAAGGAGATTTCTGGAGTAATCGGGCTAACCGCCGGTGCTGTGGAAAGTCACTTCATGGCTGCAGAGTCTGAATTCAGGAAAGCCATGGGCAGGCACCCTAACCTGAGCGTAGAGAGAGAGGAATTGTATGCTGACGCAGAAAAACAGCACGAGATCCACCCGTCAACATCAAGTGAACAAACTGAAAGTCCAAGCAAGGAGTCTCAGGATGTGCGTGGTTGGGCAGAAAAACAGCACCCGATCCCAGGGAAACACACACCAGCATCAGGTGAAGAGCTACATTACCAGACAGAAATAAAACAACATTCCAGCAGCGACTCTCAACTCATTAAAAG ATCACCAGCACCATTGAGAATTTCTGGAAAGGATGGTCTAGACCAACTGTTAGTTTCCAATAAAGAAACAGGTCTTGAGAAGCTGACACTCGTGCGTTGCCCACCTCTGGAGTTGAAGCACCTTCTGATGCTAACCTCGCTGAAGACATTGGTTGTAGAACATTCAGATGGTCTGGTTGGACCACTAGGAGGCCAGGGTGATGTGGAATGGCAGCTCCCTGTTGAGCATATCAAGATAAATTACTTAAGTGGTAACAGTGGGGAGGAACTGACAGAGCTCCTCCCCCACCTCCCAAAACTCTCCAAACTGGTAATCTACGACTGTAAAAAGATAAAAAGGCTGGTAGTGGGGCTGGATGTGCAACAAAAAACATCAGAAGCATCAGAGATGGCGGGAGGTGAAataacagcagcagcagcagaggaaGAGGATGATGGAGTGTTGCTCTTCCCTGCTCATCTCTGTGACTCACTACGGGAATTGGAGTTCTCTTTCTGCCCAGAGCTGGTCCTGGTGGGCCCGCCAACTCTTGTTCCTGGTGGAGAATGGCTCCAAGCCTTGCGATCCCTCCAGAGTTTAACAATACGGTGgtccccaaagtttctatccaccTTCTCCTTTTCCTCTCACATTTTCCCTTCCTCCCTGCACTTCCTGGAGCTTATGAGTGTGAAAGGCATGGGGACACTGGAGCCCCTCTCAAACCTCTCCTCTCTCACCAAATTAGTATTGCTTCGGTGCGGAGAGGATCTGAAATGTCATGGCTTGTGGTCTCTCCTTACCACCGGAGGCCAGCTCAACGAATTAGTGGTCAGGGGCAGCCCTCGATTCTTTGCTGATTGGGATCCCAATCCCAGACGGGCTTTGGAGGATGCTGAGGGAGGTGAAGAGCAGCAGACACAGCTTGTTTCATCCACACTGCGTGGGCTCTGGACAGATGACATAGCAGGACTTCTTGCTGCACCCGTCTGCAGATTCCTCTCTTCCTCCCTCACCAAGCTGAGACTTTGGGGGGATTGGTGTGAAGGGATGCAGCGGTTCAGCAAGGAGCAAGAGGACGCCCTTCAACTCCTCTCCTCCCTCCGGGAACTAGAGTTTTGGGATTTCAAGGGCCTTCAACAATTCCCTGCAGGGCTGCACAACCTTAGCAACCTCAAGAATTTAGTAGCCTACGATTGCCCAGTCATTTCTTCATTGCCTAACGATGGCCTCCCCAAATCACTACAAAAGCTAGCTGTCTACCACTGCAGCGAGAAGCTAAAACAGCAGGGCAGGGGGTTGGAGGGAACCATCCCAACAGTCCAAATAGTCTGA